The following DNA comes from Photobacterium sp. DA100.
GCCATATGGCGGCCGAATAAAAAAGCCCCAGCACAGGGCTGGGGCTTGATGTGAGAGTGAACACTATCAGCGCTAGAACTTTGATTTGACACCAAACTGTTCGGCGGCATAGGCAACACGTTCTTCTGGTGTTGGCGGCTTGGCCGGTACTCCCAAGCTTTCGATATGCCGCAGCCGAGGTAGCAGGCCGGCACCGTTAGCGGTCTGGATCGCCAAACCCGGGCGTGCATTGAGCTCCAGTACCATCGGGCCCTGGATCTTATCAAGGACCATATCGGTGCCCATATAGCCCAATCCGGTCATCTCCCACGCGCTTGAAGCCAATGTCAGCAGCTTGTGCCAGTTGGGAACGGCCAATTCACTCAGTTTACGGTCGGTGTCAGGATGGCGCTCAACCGGTTGGTCAAACTGCACGGCGCGGATAGCCTTGCCGGTGGCAATATCGATACCGACCCCTACCGCACCTTGGTGCAAGTTAGCCTTGCCGTCAGATGCCGAGGTCGAGCAGCGCATCATTGCCATCACAGGGTAGCCTTTGAAGACGATAACCCGCACATCAGGCACGCCTTCGTAACTGAAGCCGTCGAACACATTATCGAACTGGATCAGGTTCTCGATCATCGCTACATCGTTTTTACCGCCCAACGAGAACAGTCCCGCTAGGGTGTTGGTGATGTGTCGCTCTACGTCCTGCTTGTTCATCTCGGCACCGGACGGCTTTACATAAATCCCGTCCTTGTGCTTAACCACCACCAGAATGCCTTTACCGCCGGAACCTTGGGCTGGCTTGATCACAAAACCCGGCCAGTCTTTAACCATATCGTGGACGCGCTTGACGTAAACCTGGCTGTCAATGACGCCAATCAGCTCCGGCACAGTGGCCCCGGCCTGTTTGGCAATCAGCTTGGTTTTGAGCTTGTCGTCCACCAGCGGATAGAGGCTACGGTCGTTGTAGCGGCCAATGTAGCTGTGGTTGCGCTGGTTCATTCCCATGATCCCGCGTTCGCGCAGCTTGAACGGGGACGTAAACTGTGAAAACAGTGACATAGTTTAGTCCTCCGCGAGCGGCTTGAAGCGGCGCAGCTCACTCAAACGGTAACCCGTGTAGTTACCCAACATCAGGATCAGTGCCAGGATGATTAGCTGGATACCGATAAAGTTGAACGTCAGGTGGCGAATCAATGGGTTGGTCATTGCCAGGTAAACGAAGACTGCTGTCAGCAGCGAGCCACCACCCTGGACTAGTACTTCTTTCGCACCTTCTTCTTCCCACAGGATCGACATACGCTCGATGGTCCACGATAGGATGATCATCGGGAAGAAGGTAATGGTCAGGCCTTCGACCAAGCCAATCTTGAAGGCAACGACGGTAAAGATGGAGATAATCATAATTACCGTGATGATCACCGCGGAAATCCTTGCCACCAGAAGCAGATTGAGCTTGGACAGGTAGCTACGGATCACCAAACCGGTACCGACAATCAACAGGAAGCCAAGGATACCGGTGACAAGCTGGGTCTGGACAAAGGCTACCGCGATGAGGACCGGCATGAAAGTACCCGAAGTCTTAAGGCCAATGATGATACGCAGAAATACCACAATCAACGCGCCGATAGGGACCAGCATAATGGTCTTGAACATGGCTTGTTCTTCAACCGGCAAGCTATGGATTGAGAAGTTAAGCAGATCTTCGGCCTGGACCTTTTCACGGGTCGCTTGCTGTGGAGTGATGTCCTGAGCAATGATCGAGAAGCTGATGTTGGAGTTGCGGCCACCAATAACGTCCAGTAACGAGTGGCCTTGCTGGTTCCAAAGTAGGATGTTGTCCGGTTTGCCTTCTTGGCCAGTTTGCAGGTCAAATAGCTGCCAAGTCTTGCCGTCCCATACTTCGGCCATCGGGGTGATGCTTTGGCGGCGTCGGCCATCTTCTAGCTGCAGGCCGCCGACAATGCGGGCATGGACTTTTTCCAGAGAAAGCAGGTTAATGATTGCCTGCTCGCGGCTTAGGCTGTTGAGCAACAAGGCCGCATTCTGGTTGTTGCGGTCATTGAATTGTTTAATCAGCTCACGGGTAAGGGTAACGTTATCGGAGGATAAGCTGCGAGCTTGGTCGAGCAGGGCCGTAGCAGCTGTCTGCTGCGGGTTATCAAGGCTGACAGCGACCGTGTTGCCTTTGGGTGGCACCATGCTGTAGCTGGCTTGATCGTCGACCAGCATTTGGGTTTTGTAATAAAGGATCTGCTTACCCGTTGCCTCTCGGATAGACCATTCGGCCCGGCGGCCTTTGTTGGTATCAATGAGAGCGACACCATAGCCCGGCGATGAGGTGCTTTCATCAATTTGGGTAAACCCCTGCTGGGTTTCCGGCGCGGCCATGGAGACTTTGACCGGATCACCAATGGCATCAAATTCAATGCGAGCCTCGAGTTCCCATAGCGCGCGTTCTTCACCCGGAGTCCATGGCACCCCATAGACATCGTGGCGGTACATGCTCAATGCCGCCCCTGCGATGACTAGCAGGGTAATAAGAAAATAAAACGGGATTCTTGATGTCATGACATCCTCAAAATTTGTTATTAGTTTTGTTGTACTTGCTGCTCATTCATTCCCTGAACAAACTTTTTACCTACATCAACAAGTGCTATGTCTTTGAAAAACTCACGTCCTAATAATACTGGATAGGTCATCTGAGTGCGATCTGCCAACGTAAATTGTGCTTTTTCATGAAGCTGGCCGAGTTTTACCCATGCTTCAATGACAGGGCGGCGGTTAAGGTCACTTGCACTGGCCTGGCGGATCTTCACCCAGCGAACCACAGGGGCTTCGACCATGTCCGCCTCGCTTGGATTTTCGTCCGAGGTGTGGTTCATATTGAAGCGGGCCCACTCTTTGCCATCTCGCTCGAAAATCTGGATATTGGTGGCGCTGACTGACGAGGTTGTCGCCCCCGTATCGACTCGTGCCTTATAGAAACTCTGGGTAGCATCCAGCCATACCCACTCTTCTTCGCCAAGAATCACTTTGCCGTGGGCAATACGCGGGTCGTTGTCCCGGATCTCGGGAACAGGGACCGCTTTTTCTTCCTCTTCGTTGAAGGCAAGCAGAGCGGTATCACTGTAGCGCTGGCTCATGTCGTCGGACAGGGTAGAGATTTTGGTTTCCAAGTTAGCAATATAGGCGTTTTGGTCATCTATTTGTTTGATCATGGTTGCAAGCTGAAAATTGACACGATCTTCCATGACGTTAATAGCCTGCATGGTTTGTTCATGATCTTGTTGTGGCTGGGTGAGGCTACAGCCTGAAAGGACAGCAAAGGTCAGTAATGGTACAAAGCGGCGAAGCATTATGTCTCCCGGAGGTACTTCTATTTTTTCTTAGGCGGCAATATTTTAACCTACAAAAAGGGATGCGAACAGCACCCCCTTGTCAGTAGTTAGTCAGGATTTCGAGCAATCAGCACTGCCCGTTTCGGTGCAGGGTATCCTTCCACCGTTTTTGATGGGTCGGATGGGTCCAGATATTCCGGTAGGGAATTATTGGTCATCCAGTCCGTCGAGCGCTGCTCGTCCGTGGTCGTCACGCACTCGTCAACGATTTTCACATCCACCAAACCGCATTTTTCCATCCACACTTTCAGTGCCTTGGCGGAAGGGAAGAAGTAGACGTTGTGCATCTGGGCGTAGCGGTGGGTCGGCACCAACACATCATTCTCGTCACCGTCAATCACCAGTGTTTCTAGGATAAGCTCGCCGTCTTTGCGTAGCTGGTTCTTGAGCTGGATGATGTGATCAAGCGGTGAGCGGCGGTGGTAAAGTACCCCCATCGAGAAGACAGTATCAAAGGCCTTCAGCTCAGGTAGCTGTTCGATGCCAAGCGGAAGCAGGTAGGCGCGCTCGTCCATGCCCATCAGGCGCTTGATCGCCTCGAACTGGATCAGGAACAGATTGGACGGGTCGATACCCACTGTCAGTTTGGCTTCTTCGCCCAGCATACGCCACATGTGGTAACCGTTACCACAGCCAACATCCAATACGGTGCGGCCTTTTAGTGGGGAGATATGCGGCAGAACTCGGTCCCATTTCCAGTCTGAACGCCACTCGGTATCGATATGGATACCATGCATATCGTAAGGGCCCTTGCGCCACGGGTGAAGTAGGCGAAGCAGGCTTTCAAGGCGCTTTTGCTCGCCTTCGGCAATGCCGTCTTCGTTGCGCACGCTGACCGCATTTTTCAGGTCAATGATGCCCGGCTTATCGGTTGGGAATTTTTTCAGGGCACGCATCCAGCGGCTCATGTCACCATGGGCCTTTTCTTCCCAATCACTCAGCTGTTTTGGCAGGGTGTTTAGCCATGGACGCAGTGTTTCATGCTGGGCTAGTAGCTGGTAAAACTCAGCAAAAGTAAACATAGACAATAAAAACCTTATTTGATGGCAAACATCGAGCCGAAGTTGAAGCATTGGAACCAGACTTCTGAGCTTGAGAAGCCAATTTTTTCGAAGCGCTGCTTATGGGTGTCAATGCTGTCGGGAAGCATGACGTTTTCAATGGCACTGCGCTTTTGGCTGATTTCCAGTTCGCTGTAGCCATTGGCACGCTTGAAGTCATGGTGCAAGTCGATGAGCAGCTCGTGGGCACGTTCATCGTCGAAGATGTATTTTTCCGATAGGATCAAAATCCCCCCCGGGCGCAGGCCGGCGTAGATTTTCTCTAGCAGCGCCTGGCGGTCATCAGGGGCCAAGAACTGCAGGGTAAAGTTGAGTACTACAACGGAGGCATCGCTGATCTCGATATCACGGATATCGGCTTCCAGCACTTGGACTGGGGTATCGGAGCGATAGGCATTGATATGCAAGCGGCAGCGTTCAACCATGGCGCTGGAGTTATCGACCGCGATGATTTCGCAACCTTCTTGCTGGATATGGCGGCGCATTGACAAGGTTGCCGCTCCCAGCGAGCAGCCCAGATCGTAAACTTTCGAATGCGGCTTGGCGAAGCGTTCAGCCAACATACCGATGGCTGAAATGATATTGCTGTAGCCCGGCACCGAGCGTTGAATCATATCCGGGAAAACTTCGGCTACGCGTTCGTCAAATGTGAAATCACCGATTTTATCTATCGGTGCCGCAAAAATATTGTCGTGACCGGCCATCTTCACGAACCTCATCTATACAAAAAAACAGAAATTCCAAATGATAAGTATGAACTTTGTCACGCAGAGGGCGCCTATCTTCATACTGAGGTGATCCATCACCGCTGAAAGGTCGCGTATTGTAGTGAAAATGAGCGCATTTGTCTTTATTGATTTTGCCTTTGCTGCTGAGCTTTTGAGATAAGCTCGCTTTAATGAGTGGCGTTATTCCTAATATTTCCCATTGCTCCCACAATGTGAGTTGTAACAAAATATTTGTTAATGAAATGTTTTGTTGTGAGCGCTTGCCGCGAACAAATGCACCTAACTGCGTATTGCTTGGCCTGTTGATGTTAAGTGAATGTTTTATCGGATAAATGAATGGGTGATTACGTTTTTTTCAATTGGCAATGGATTGGCGATACTTTTATCTTCCCCGACAATTTTTTTGGGGGAGTAGAAAATGCGTAAATTATATTATGCGGTAGGCTTGGGGCTGGCCGGCTATTTGGCTACAGTCTATGTGGTCGATAAGTTTGACCAGCAACTGGCGATTGACCGCTACCATGAAATGGCCAAACAGGATATCAATCCGCTTTCAACGGCAGCGTTCGATGTACTGAACAAAAACGGTTGTTCATACTGCCATACCAGTGATAGCGAAATGCCTTTTTACGGTCAGCTGCCTGTCGCCAAGCAACTGATGGACGCTGACGTAACCCGCGCAATGCGCCATTTCAACATCGAAGCGATGATGGGGCAGGTTCGAACCGGCGAACTTGTCTCCGAAGTTGACCTGGCAAAGCTGGAGTCGGTGATGGCAGACAACTCGATGCCGCCGGCTCTGTACCTGACCATGCACTGGCGCTCGAAATTGTCACCAGAAGAAACCGCGACACTCCAAGACTGGGTGAAGCAGGAGCGTCTGCGTCACCACCAGGGCCAGGCCAAGATCACCAAAGAATTCAAATACGAAGCGGTGCAGCCAATCCGTACCACGTTCGATGTCGATATGGAGAAAGTCGAGCTGGGTGACAAGCTTTATCATGATACCCGCCTTTCAGGCGACAATACCGTATCCTGTGCCAGCTGCCACGCTCTGGAAACCGGTGGTGTTGACCGCCTGGTGAGCTCGGTGGGTGTCGACGGCGCCATTGGCCCAATCAATGCGCCGACGGTGTTTAACTCGGTTTTCAATACTCACCAGTTCTGGGATGGTCGTGCCCATGATTTGCAGGCGCAGGCCGGTGGCCCTCCGCTCAATCCCCTGGAGATGGCATCTGAGTCTTGGGACCAGATCATCGACAAGCTGGCAATTGACGAAGAAATGAATGCCGCCTTTGCTGCGATTTATGCCGAGGGGATCACGGAGCACAGCATTACCGATGCGATTGCCGAGTTTGAGAAAACCCTGGTAACGCCGAACAGCCGCTTTGACCAGTTCCTGCGAGGCAACCATGATGCGCTGACGGCGGACGAGCAGGAAGGCTACGCGCTGTTCAAGCAATACAAATGCAGTACCTGCCACGTCGGTGAGGCCATGGGTGGGCAGAGTTTTGAAATCATGGGGCTCAAGAAAGACTACTTTGCCGATCGCGGTAATGTCACCGAAGTGGATTACGGCCGCTTCAATGCCACCGGTGAAGAGCGCGACATGCACCGCTTCAAGGTGCCGACCCTGCGTAACGTTGCCCTGACTGCACCGTATTTCCATGATGGTAGCGTGGCAACCTTGGCCGAAGCGGTCGACAAGATGGCGTACTACCAGGTGGGCGTCCGGTTGTCGGAAGCCGAGCTCGGCAAGATCACGGCGTACCTAGAGACGCTTAACGGCGAGTACAACGGCCAGATTTTGCAGTAATAGCCATACGCTGTAGCTGCAAGATAGAGCACCCCGTAGTTTAAGCCTGCGGGGTGCTTTTTTCTTAGAGTAATGTTATTTGCGGGTCCGGCTCGGCCTTCGGCAGCTCGACATCCGGTAGCTTCGCGTCGACGGCTTTTTGCTGCAGCAGACGGTAGAGCCTTGTTGCCAGCTCCGGGGCGTGGTTGTTGTCCGGGGTGTGGATGAACAAATATGGCTCTTTTCCGTCGCGCAGCCACTGCGGCAGGCGGACCAGCCAGTTGGCAAAGAAGGCGTCGTTGCTGGCATCAATGGGATGGCCGATGAAACGGATCATCGGGCGGGCGGCCGTTGCGATAGCATGGACCGGGACCTTGGGCTTCTTTTGGTGGGCGTCGATCACCGCCTCCGTCGTCGGGGGAGCGGCAAACACCGGGCGGCTGTCCATGATAATGCGGTTGGCGCCGTGCTCGATCAGCAATCGGTTGAGCTGCTTTTCTTCTTCCCCCTTGGCAAAGAAAGCCGGATGGCGCACCTCGACACCGACGGGGTAGCTGGCAGGCAGCCTTTGCAGAAACTTTTCCAGAGCAGGCAGCGCGGCCGGACCGAACTGGGCTGGAAGCTGGACTTTCCATAACCCGATTTTGCCTTCGAGCGGGGCCATCGTGGTAAAGAAGTCGGCCAGCAGCTGATCGCAATGCACTAACTGGTTTTGGTGGGTAATGGCCTGGGGCAGCTTGAAGGTAAAGCGGAAATGATCGCCGGTTGCCTCGTGCCATTTCTTGACGGTCGGGCTCCCTGGGGTGGCATAGAAGGTGGTATTGCCTTCGACCGTGTGGAACACTTCGGCATATCTCGCAAGCCTGTCGCCCGGTTTGCAACTACTGCCGTACACACTTTGCTGCCAGTGGTTGTGGGACCACATGGCTAGGCCGAGGCGAACGGGGAGGTTTGCGTAAGTTGAGGGCATGGCGAGGCTTCCAAACTGGGTTTACTGGTCATTGTGCTTAGGGTTTGAGTGCTAGGTCAATCTTTTAAGCCATTGATTTCGGATTTTTCCTTGATCTCATTGGGTACTTTTTCCTAAAGTGGTATTTCGCTTTATTTCCCCTGCATGTTCAAAATACAAAGTGCTAGGCCAGAAGTTGGCTGCCAGCTCAATGGTTCGCTGTTTAGGCGGATTGCCAATTAATTCTCGTGGATCATGTATGTTGAAGGCGCTTGGGTATATAATGCCTCGTTATTTTTGTCTCTCGGCCAGACTGAGCGCGCTAGTTGCGTGATGTTTAACCAAATTGGCCGGGAAGGATTCAGTTTGTGTGTGGTCGACTGCTTTGGGCACAGCCATACGCACAGGAAAGTTAGTAAACAGATCGGGAATTTCATATGCGCACCCAATATTGTGGTCACCTGAACAAGTCCCTAGCAGGGCAAACAGTAGAGTTATGCGGCTGGGTTAACCGTCGCCGTGATTTAGGCGGTCTTATCTTCATTGATATGCGAGATCGTGAAGGTATTGTTCAGGTTGTTGTTGATCCGGATATGAAAGATGTATTCGAGATCGCTAACCAACTGCGCAACGAATTCTGTATTCGCCTAACTGGTGAAGTACGCGTGCGTCCTGAGAGCCAAGTCAACAAAGACATGGCGACCGGTGAAGTGGAAATCTTGGCGACTGGCCTTGAGATCATCAACCGCTCTGACGTACTACCGCTAGACTTTAACCAGAAGAACACTGAAGAGCAGCGCCTTAAGTACCGTTACCTAGACCTACGTCGTCCAGAAATGAGCGACCGCATCAAGCTGCGTGCAAAAGCATCGAGCTTTGTTCGCCGTTTCCTAGACAGCAACGACTTCCTGGATATCGAAACGCCAGTACTGACTAAAGCGACACCAGAAGGTGCACGTGACTACTTGGTACCGAGCCGTGTTCATAAAGGTAGCTTCTACGCTCTACCTCAGTCACCACAGCTGTTCAAGCAGCTGCTGATGATGTCTGGCTTCGATCGCTACTACCAGATCGTTAAGTGTTTCCGTGACGAAGACCTCCGTGCTGACCGTCAGCCAGAATTCACCCAGATCGATATCGAAACCTCATTCATGTCTGCCGAGCAGGTACGTGGCGTGACTGAGCGCATGATCACTGAAATGTGGCAAGAGCTACTAAACGTAGACCTTGGCACGTTCCCAATCATGCCATTCGAAGAAGCAATGCGCCGTTACGGCTCTGATAAGCCAGACCTGCGTAACCCGCTTGAGCTAGTTGATGTGGCCGACATCCTGAAAGATGTTGACTTCAAAGTGTTCTCTGGCCCAGCCAACGACGAGAAAGGCCGTGTAGCGGTGATCCGCGTACCGGGTGGCGCACAGCTAACGCGTAAGCAAATCGACGAGTACACCAAGTTTGTTGGTATCTACGGTGCGAAAGGCTTGGCATGGATGAAGGTGAACGACCGCGAAGCGGGCTTCGAGGGTGTTCAGTCTCCAGTGGCGAAGTTCCTGAACGAAGAAGTCGTTGCCAAGCTGCTTGACCGTACTCAGGCTGAGTCTGGTGATATCATCCTGTTCGGCGCAGACAAGAAGCGTGTTGTTGAAGAAGCCATGGGCGCACTTCGTCTGAAGCTGGGTACTGATCTTGAGCTGACTGATACTAAGGCTTGGGCACCGCTATGGGTTGTCGACTTCCCAATGTTCGAGGAAGACGACGAAGGTAACCTGCACGCGATGCACCACCCATTCACCTCTCCACTGGGCGTGAGCCCAGCAGAGCTGAAGGCGAACCCAGCGGCAACAAACTCTAACGCCTACGACATGGTTATCAACGGCTACGAAGTGGGCGGTGGTTCTGTGCGTATCCACAACGCTGAGATGCAGTCTGCGGTATTCGATATCCTAGGTATCGATGCCGATGAGCAGAAGCTGAAGTTCGGTTTCCTACTTGATGCTCTGAAGTTCGGTACGCCACCGCACGCGGGTCTGGCGTTCGGCCTTGACCGCTTGGTGATGCTACTTTGCGGTACGGAAAACATCCGTGACGTGATTGCCTTCCCGAAAACAACGGCGGCAGCGTGTCTACTGACAGACGCACCGAGCCTGGCTAACCCAGCCGCGCTAGAAGAGCTGGCGATTGCGGTCAACTTGGCGAAAGAAAGCGCCGAGCAAGAGTAAGCAACAACCTTGATTAAGACTGGCCGAAAGGCCAGTCTTTGTTTTAGGGGTACAAAAGCCATAGGATAGAAATAGTGCTATGGTGATCAGAGCTTTAAAGCCAGCCTTAATTTCCAAGCCGGTCCCGGCACTTAATCAATAAAAACTAGGTTGGTCATTTGTGGAACTTCGCCAGTTGGCGAGCAATAAATGGGAGTGTGATATGGCAGGTCATAGTAAATGGGCCAACATTAAACACCGTAAGGCGGCACAAGATGCCAAGCGCGGTAAAATTTTCACCAAGCTGATCCGCGAGATCGTGGTTGCGGCCAAAGAAGGTGGCCCTGAGGCTGACAACAACCCGCGTTTGCGTGCAGCGGTAGACAAGGCGCTGTCGAACAACATGACGCGTGATACCGTTAACCGCGCGATCAGCCGCGGTGCCGGCGGTGAAGGCGATGACAACATGGAAACCGTGATCTATGAAGGTTACGGTCCGGGGGGGACGGCGGTAATGGTTGAGTGTATGACCGACAACCGCAACCGTACCGTATCGGGTGTTCGCCACGCATTCTCGAAAGCTGGCGGCAACTTGGGTACCGATGGCAGTGTTAACTACCTGTTCGATAAGAAAGGGGTTATTTCTTACGCGGCGGGCCTGGATGAAGATGCCGTGATGGAAGCGGCGCTTGAAGGCGGTGCTGATGATGTCGAAACCAACGATGACGGTTCTATCGACGTCTACACCACGCCGGCTGATTTTGGCCCGGTAAAAGATGCCTTGGATGGAGCAGGTTTCGAAGCCCAGAACGCCGAGGTGACTTTGGTGCCATCGACCAAGGCGGACTTGGACGCCGATACTGCGCCTAAGCTGCTTCGCCTGATCGATGCGCTGGAAGATCTGGATGATGTCCAGGAAGTGTATCACAATGGCGATATCTCGGATGAGGTTGCAGCGCAGCTGTAACGCTTAAAGAGTATGTCTATTATTTTAGGGATCGACCCCGGTTCGAGGATCACCGGCTATGGTGTGATCCGCCAAGTCGGGCGGCATCTTGAATACCTCGGCAGTGGCTGTATTCGTACGTCCGTCGAGGATATCCCAGGCCGCCTCAAGCAAATCTATGCCGGCGTGAGCGAGGTGATCACCCAGTTCCAGCCCGATGTCTTTGCTATCGAGGAAGTGTTCATGGGCAAGAACGCCAGCTCGGCGCTGAAACTGGGCCAAGCCCGGGGCAGTGCCATTGTGGCGGCGGTGAATGCCGATTTGCCGGTCAATGAATACGCTGCGCGTCTAATTAAGCAGGCGGTGGTGGGAACCGGCGGGGCTGATAAAGCGCAGGTGCAGCATATGGTATGCTCGGTGCTCAAGCTTCCGGGCAAACCGCAGGCCGATGCGGCCGATGCCTTGGCGGTGGCAATTTGTCATGCCCATACCCATAAAACACTGGTGGCGATGGCGGGGCAAGCCCGCGGGGCACGGCGGGGCCGATATCGATAACTGCCTTTAATACAAAGTGTTATATCGTTACAAAGATATATGCATAATGAGTGTTTGATCAAAAAAGCAGCCTTTGGCTGCTTTTTTGTTTTGTTACGACAATGTTCGATGACATATATTGGTCGGAGGTCATATGACCCTGTGATGGTGATCTCTGCAGATCAGCCCCAACGATACCTGACAATAATAATCGAGACAGAATAAGGAACGGATTCCATGACGCCTTTAGCACTCTGGCGGGCACTGTTTATGCCGACAACTGCAAGTTGGCAGGGCGATGATGCGCGTTACGTCGACACTTTTTTGTTTTTTACGTTAACTTCTTTTTTCGTCGGGATTTATAGCCTGTTCAAATGGTACGAGCATGGCCACAGCGCTTTGGTAATGACCTCGGTGTTGCTGGTATCCCTCGAATGCCTCGCCGGTGTGATCTTCCGTTTCAGCCGGCAACCGGTCATTGCCCTGAATGTTGGCTTTCTCGGTATGGTTATCCATGCGGTTAATATTATTTACCAAACGGGCGGTATCGTGGAATCGACCCAGGCGTTCTGGTCGCCCTTGCTGATTGTCGCCTTTTATTTGTCGGCAAGGTTGCTGATGGCAACCGCATGGTCACTGCTGGTGGTTGTGGTCTCCGGCTGGATGGTCAATAGTCACTTGTCGGGCCGGGTATTCCCGAATGTCGAATTGAGCTCAACTTCCCAGATGATTGAAACCTGGTCCGGCTTCCTATTGCCCCTGGTGGTCATTGTGATTGCCCAGGCTTGGGCATCGCGCCAGCGGCATCAGGCTATCGCGCAGGCGGAAACCGCGCACAAATCGAGCGAGGCGATTGCCGAGCAGGCCAAGCTAGGGGCCAGCCAGTTGGCTGAAGTGCTGGATAAAGCCAGCGGCAATGCCGAATCGCTGACCCAGGTATCGAATGTGATTGAACAGCAGTCATCCGAGCTCCACCAGCAGGTGGGAGCCCTGAATGTGAATTGCGAGTCACAAGCCAGTGCTGCTGAGCAGATGAGCAAGCAGGTCAAGCACCTCACCCTGGGGATGGAAGCGTCCGATCAGTTTGTGACCGAGCTCAAACAGCGCAGCGATATCATCTACCGTCAGGCTGAGACTAGCTCTGAATCCCTCCTGGCTTCCAAACAAGCAATTGCCCGTATCCTCAGCAGCAATGATGAAATCATGTCGGTGGCCGATGTGATCACCTCCGTGGCCGAGCAAACGAATTTGCTGGCGCTCAATGCGGCGATAGAAGCGGCACGGGCTGGCGAGCAGGGGCGGGGGTTTGCCGTTGTCGCCGATCAGGTGCGTGAACTGTCTGCCAAGAGTAATAGCTCAGCGGTGGACATCCGTGCCTTGCTGGAGCGCAGCCGGCGCGAGGTATCGCAGGGGCAGGCGGTTATCGAGAGCAGCACGGCGGAGCTTAGCGGGATCATTGAGCAGGTCAGCAGCGTGTCGGGCGATGTCACCCAGCTGGCCGACACCATCAGCCAGCAGGTGGAAGCGCTCAGGGAGCTGACCTGTGCCAGCCAAGCCGTGGCCAGCAGCGTGGTGGAAACCAACCAGGTATCCGATGCCGTGGCCTCACAGGGGGCATTGTTGGCTGAACAGGTCGAGCGGCTAAATACCCTGGCCGAGAGCCTTAACCTGGTAGTGGGCATGCGCCAGCAACGTGCATAGCCTTGGGGGCGGGCAGTCAGCAGGAATGAAAAAAGAGCTGGATATACATCCAGCTCTTTACTATCCTAGAGCCAATTTTGTGGATTGAGAAAAGAGATCTTGCTGTGATTGGCCGACTACGTGGAATCATCATTGAAAAACAACCACCTGAGGTATTGCTTGAGGTGAACGGCATGGGCTATGAAGTCCAGATGCCGATGAGCTGCTTCTATGAGCTGCCGGAAGTCGGCCGGGAAGCCATTATCTCGACCCATTTCGTGGTGCGTGAAGATGCGCAGCTGCTGTATGGCTTCAACAAAAAAAGCGAGCGCGACCTGTTCCGCGAGGTGATCAAAGCCAACGGTGTAGGGCCTAA
Coding sequences within:
- a CDS encoding alpha-L-glutamate ligase-like protein, translated to MFSQFTSPFKLRERGIMGMNQRNHSYIGRYNDRSLYPLVDDKLKTKLIAKQAGATVPELIGVIDSQVYVKRVHDMVKDWPGFVIKPAQGSGGKGILVVVKHKDGIYVKPSGAEMNKQDVERHITNTLAGLFSLGGKNDVAMIENLIQFDNVFDGFSYEGVPDVRVIVFKGYPVMAMMRCSTSASDGKANLHQGAVGVGIDIATGKAIRAVQFDQPVERHPDTDRKLSELAVPNWHKLLTLASSAWEMTGLGYMGTDMVLDKIQGPMVLELNARPGLAIQTANGAGLLPRLRHIESLGVPAKPPTPEERVAYAAEQFGVKSKF
- a CDS encoding inactive transglutaminase family protein, with the translated sequence MTSRIPFYFLITLLVIAGAALSMYRHDVYGVPWTPGEERALWELEARIEFDAIGDPVKVSMAAPETQQGFTQIDESTSSPGYGVALIDTNKGRRAEWSIREATGKQILYYKTQMLVDDQASYSMVPPKGNTVAVSLDNPQQTAATALLDQARSLSSDNVTLTRELIKQFNDRNNQNAALLLNSLSREQAIINLLSLEKVHARIVGGLQLEDGRRRQSITPMAEVWDGKTWQLFDLQTGQEGKPDNILLWNQQGHSLLDVIGGRNSNISFSIIAQDITPQQATREKVQAEDLLNFSIHSLPVEEQAMFKTIMLVPIGALIVVFLRIIIGLKTSGTFMPVLIAVAFVQTQLVTGILGFLLIVGTGLVIRSYLSKLNLLLVARISAVIITVIMIISIFTVVAFKIGLVEGLTITFFPMIILSWTIERMSILWEEEGAKEVLVQGGGSLLTAVFVYLAMTNPLIRHLTFNFIGIQLIILALILMLGNYTGYRLSELRRFKPLAED
- a CDS encoding RimK/LysX family protein — encoded protein: MLRRFVPLLTFAVLSGCSLTQPQQDHEQTMQAINVMEDRVNFQLATMIKQIDDQNAYIANLETKISTLSDDMSQRYSDTALLAFNEEEEKAVPVPEIRDNDPRIAHGKVILGEEEWVWLDATQSFYKARVDTGATTSSVSATNIQIFERDGKEWARFNMNHTSDENPSEADMVEAPVVRWVKIRQASASDLNRRPVIEAWVKLGQLHEKAQFTLADRTQMTYPVLLGREFFKDIALVDVGKKFVQGMNEQQVQQN
- the cmoB gene encoding tRNA 5-methoxyuridine(34)/uridine 5-oxyacetic acid(34) synthase CmoB is translated as MFTFAEFYQLLAQHETLRPWLNTLPKQLSDWEEKAHGDMSRWMRALKKFPTDKPGIIDLKNAVSVRNEDGIAEGEQKRLESLLRLLHPWRKGPYDMHGIHIDTEWRSDWKWDRVLPHISPLKGRTVLDVGCGNGYHMWRMLGEEAKLTVGIDPSNLFLIQFEAIKRLMGMDERAYLLPLGIEQLPELKAFDTVFSMGVLYHRRSPLDHIIQLKNQLRKDGELILETLVIDGDENDVLVPTHRYAQMHNVYFFPSAKALKVWMEKCGLVDVKIVDECVTTTDEQRSTDWMTNNSLPEYLDPSDPSKTVEGYPAPKRAVLIARNPD
- the cmoA gene encoding carboxy-S-adenosyl-L-methionine synthase CmoA is translated as MAGHDNIFAAPIDKIGDFTFDERVAEVFPDMIQRSVPGYSNIISAIGMLAERFAKPHSKVYDLGCSLGAATLSMRRHIQQEGCEIIAVDNSSAMVERCRLHINAYRSDTPVQVLEADIRDIEISDASVVVLNFTLQFLAPDDRQALLEKIYAGLRPGGILILSEKYIFDDERAHELLIDLHHDFKRANGYSELEISQKRSAIENVMLPDSIDTHKQRFEKIGFSSSEVWFQCFNFGSMFAIK
- a CDS encoding cytochrome c peroxidase, coding for MRKLYYAVGLGLAGYLATVYVVDKFDQQLAIDRYHEMAKQDINPLSTAAFDVLNKNGCSYCHTSDSEMPFYGQLPVAKQLMDADVTRAMRHFNIEAMMGQVRTGELVSEVDLAKLESVMADNSMPPALYLTMHWRSKLSPEETATLQDWVKQERLRHHQGQAKITKEFKYEAVQPIRTTFDVDMEKVELGDKLYHDTRLSGDNTVSCASCHALETGGVDRLVSSVGVDGAIGPINAPTVFNSVFNTHQFWDGRAHDLQAQAGGPPLNPLEMASESWDQIIDKLAIDEEMNAAFAAIYAEGITEHSITDAIAEFEKTLVTPNSRFDQFLRGNHDALTADEQEGYALFKQYKCSTCHVGEAMGGQSFEIMGLKKDYFADRGNVTEVDYGRFNATGEERDMHRFKVPTLRNVALTAPYFHDGSVATLAEAVDKMAYYQVGVRLSEAELGKITAYLETLNGEYNGQILQ